One Engystomops pustulosus chromosome 11, aEngPut4.maternal, whole genome shotgun sequence DNA window includes the following coding sequences:
- the ITPRIP gene encoding inositol 1,4,5-trisphosphate receptor-interacting protein isoform X1: MGERSRMQAGIFKVCLVVVTAIVNHPLLFPNNKTAVPANDDLIVEKLREREENLKKEQLELERLLSGQKEPAEDNPKTESKEPEGGSGWDLWSTVSMVIFLMIEVWRQDYKDNNSQEQSKEEDDLLFIGNNCHGVSLPNKPMLTIFHDQYIRASTHDAVRSREFVEGFADDLLEALRSVCNRDTDMEVEDSICIGSMYENWRVNRPLICDLLVPFAPPEPYHFRCHPWVSDPSIGPDKQNYGTIQVCGPDDGPSNCVCDRKRLGEDMLCLLHNPINNKKVTKDLNLLCLRNTNYLDIDQVMKWFQTAVTKAWGKISHKYEFELTFSHLDSPGALRVKFKSGKVISFNISPVVQYEDTDLYFISHFPSTPRGVSSSIYWMLSFAVYERRFLKDFAKKLPENSCHLSCLQIMTFLHSKQCHITGPSGLTTYHLKTILMHLLLRRPYSDWGAVMLEERLRDMFKSLEKSLLEKKLYHFMVGNGKLPETVNLPEHFREAEPVNLFRSFVLNRDLYQKTLSMFYEMLKNATVVINEYSLHLPNGHSNKMH; the protein is encoded by the coding sequence GAGCAGGATGCAGGCCGGGATATTCAAGGTGTGCCTGGTGGTGGTGACCGCCATTGTCAACCACCCGCTCCTCTTCCCAAATAACAAAACCGCTGTTCCAGCTAATGATGACCTTATTGTGGAGAAATTACGGGAGCGAGAAGAAAACCTAAAGAAAGAACAGCTGGAACTTGAGCGACTTCTATCTGGCCAGAAGGaaccagcagaagacaaccccaaGACAGAGAGCAAGGAGCCAGAAGGTGGATCAGGGTGGGACCTCTGGAGCACAGTATCTATGGTAATTTTCCTCATGATTGAAGTCTGGAGACAAGACTATAAAGACAACAACTCCCAAGAGCAAAGCAAAGAGGAAGATGACCTGTTGTTCATAGGAAATAACTGCCATGGCGTGTCTCTACCCAACAAGCCCATGTTGACCATATTCCATGACCAATACATCCGGGCATCCACCCACGATGCAGTGAGGAGCAGGGAGTTTGTGGAAGGTTTTGCAGATGACCTGCTGGAGGCACTAAGAAGTGTGTGCAACCGGGATACCGACATGGAGGTTGAAGATAGCATCTGCATTGGGAGCATGTACGAAAACTGGAGGGTGAACAGGCCATTGATATGTGACCTTCTGGTTCCATTTGCACCTCCAGAGCCTTATCACTTCAGGTGCCATCCTTGGGTCTCTGATCCATCCATTGGTCCAGACAAGCAAAACTATGGAACGATTCAGGTCTGTGGCCCAGACGATGGACCGTCCAATTGCGTGTGCGACAGGAAAAGACTTGGAGAAGACATGTTATGTCTTCTTCACAATCCCATCAACAATAAGAAAGTGACTAAGGATCTCAATTTGCTGTGCTTGCGAAACACAAACTACCTGGACATTGACCAGGTGATGAAGTGGTTTCAGACAGCCGTGACTAAAGCATGGGGAAAAATTTCCCACAAGTATGAGTTTGAGCTCACCTTCAGCCACTTGGACTCTCCCGGAGCTTTGCGAGTCAAGTTCAAGTCTGGGAAAGTCATCAGCTTTAATATAAGCCCCGTGGTCCAGTATGAAGACACAGACCTGTATTTTATATCACATTTTCCCAGCACACCACGTGGGGTCTCCTCCAGCATCTACTGGATGTTGTCTTTCGCCGTCTATGAAAGAAGGTTCCTCAAGGACTTTGCCAAAAAGCTTCCAGAaaactcatgccacctcagctGCCTACAAATAATGACTTTCCTCCACTCCAAGCAGTGCCACATAACCGGACCCAGCGGTCTCACCACGTACCATCTAAAGACCATCCTAATGCATCTTCTTCTTAGACGACCCTATTCAGACTGGGGCGCTGTTATGCTAGAGGAACGGTTACGAGACATGTTCAAGAGCTTGGAGAAAAGTCTCCTGGAGAAGAAGCTCTACCACTTCATGGTTGGAAATGGTAAACTCCCTGAAACCGTGAACCTTCCTGAGCACTTTCGGGAAGCAGAACCTGTTAACCTTTTCCGATCCTTTGTCCTAAACAGGGACCTTTATCAGAAGACTTTATCCATGTTCTATGAGATGCTGAAGAACGCAACTGTGGTGATCAATGAGTACAGCTTACACCTGCCCAATGGACACTCCAACAAAATGCACTGA
- the ITPRIP gene encoding inositol 1,4,5-trisphosphate receptor-interacting protein isoform X2 → MQAGIFKVCLVVVTAIVNHPLLFPNNKTAVPANDDLIVEKLREREENLKKEQLELERLLSGQKEPAEDNPKTESKEPEGGSGWDLWSTVSMVIFLMIEVWRQDYKDNNSQEQSKEEDDLLFIGNNCHGVSLPNKPMLTIFHDQYIRASTHDAVRSREFVEGFADDLLEALRSVCNRDTDMEVEDSICIGSMYENWRVNRPLICDLLVPFAPPEPYHFRCHPWVSDPSIGPDKQNYGTIQVCGPDDGPSNCVCDRKRLGEDMLCLLHNPINNKKVTKDLNLLCLRNTNYLDIDQVMKWFQTAVTKAWGKISHKYEFELTFSHLDSPGALRVKFKSGKVISFNISPVVQYEDTDLYFISHFPSTPRGVSSSIYWMLSFAVYERRFLKDFAKKLPENSCHLSCLQIMTFLHSKQCHITGPSGLTTYHLKTILMHLLLRRPYSDWGAVMLEERLRDMFKSLEKSLLEKKLYHFMVGNGKLPETVNLPEHFREAEPVNLFRSFVLNRDLYQKTLSMFYEMLKNATVVINEYSLHLPNGHSNKMH, encoded by the coding sequence ATGCAGGCCGGGATATTCAAGGTGTGCCTGGTGGTGGTGACCGCCATTGTCAACCACCCGCTCCTCTTCCCAAATAACAAAACCGCTGTTCCAGCTAATGATGACCTTATTGTGGAGAAATTACGGGAGCGAGAAGAAAACCTAAAGAAAGAACAGCTGGAACTTGAGCGACTTCTATCTGGCCAGAAGGaaccagcagaagacaaccccaaGACAGAGAGCAAGGAGCCAGAAGGTGGATCAGGGTGGGACCTCTGGAGCACAGTATCTATGGTAATTTTCCTCATGATTGAAGTCTGGAGACAAGACTATAAAGACAACAACTCCCAAGAGCAAAGCAAAGAGGAAGATGACCTGTTGTTCATAGGAAATAACTGCCATGGCGTGTCTCTACCCAACAAGCCCATGTTGACCATATTCCATGACCAATACATCCGGGCATCCACCCACGATGCAGTGAGGAGCAGGGAGTTTGTGGAAGGTTTTGCAGATGACCTGCTGGAGGCACTAAGAAGTGTGTGCAACCGGGATACCGACATGGAGGTTGAAGATAGCATCTGCATTGGGAGCATGTACGAAAACTGGAGGGTGAACAGGCCATTGATATGTGACCTTCTGGTTCCATTTGCACCTCCAGAGCCTTATCACTTCAGGTGCCATCCTTGGGTCTCTGATCCATCCATTGGTCCAGACAAGCAAAACTATGGAACGATTCAGGTCTGTGGCCCAGACGATGGACCGTCCAATTGCGTGTGCGACAGGAAAAGACTTGGAGAAGACATGTTATGTCTTCTTCACAATCCCATCAACAATAAGAAAGTGACTAAGGATCTCAATTTGCTGTGCTTGCGAAACACAAACTACCTGGACATTGACCAGGTGATGAAGTGGTTTCAGACAGCCGTGACTAAAGCATGGGGAAAAATTTCCCACAAGTATGAGTTTGAGCTCACCTTCAGCCACTTGGACTCTCCCGGAGCTTTGCGAGTCAAGTTCAAGTCTGGGAAAGTCATCAGCTTTAATATAAGCCCCGTGGTCCAGTATGAAGACACAGACCTGTATTTTATATCACATTTTCCCAGCACACCACGTGGGGTCTCCTCCAGCATCTACTGGATGTTGTCTTTCGCCGTCTATGAAAGAAGGTTCCTCAAGGACTTTGCCAAAAAGCTTCCAGAaaactcatgccacctcagctGCCTACAAATAATGACTTTCCTCCACTCCAAGCAGTGCCACATAACCGGACCCAGCGGTCTCACCACGTACCATCTAAAGACCATCCTAATGCATCTTCTTCTTAGACGACCCTATTCAGACTGGGGCGCTGTTATGCTAGAGGAACGGTTACGAGACATGTTCAAGAGCTTGGAGAAAAGTCTCCTGGAGAAGAAGCTCTACCACTTCATGGTTGGAAATGGTAAACTCCCTGAAACCGTGAACCTTCCTGAGCACTTTCGGGAAGCAGAACCTGTTAACCTTTTCCGATCCTTTGTCCTAAACAGGGACCTTTATCAGAAGACTTTATCCATGTTCTATGAGATGCTGAAGAACGCAACTGTGGTGATCAATGAGTACAGCTTACACCTGCCCAATGGACACTCCAACAAAATGCACTGA